A single window of Streptomyces aquilus DNA harbors:
- a CDS encoding phosphatidylinositol-specific phospholipase C/glycerophosphodiester phosphodiesterase family protein: MALTTRRRALTTIGAALAGAVALPATQALAGEQKHRPRPLWRAHAHNDYEHPRPLFDALDHRFGSVEADIFLVGDQLLIGHTVDDLDPSRTLESLYLDPLARIVRANHGSVYRGWRRPVQLLIDIKTEGSSTYLELDRHLQRYKHLFTTYAHGRVFPGPVTAVISGDRAARTPMEAQTVRRAFYDGRLTDLGSSAPASFISLISDNWTLNFTWQGVGAFPEAERQKLRGIVDAAHARGQQVRFWATPDVAGPARDALWGELLAAGVDYLNTDDLAGLETFLDARR; encoded by the coding sequence GTCGCAGAGCCCTCACCACCATCGGCGCCGCCCTCGCGGGCGCGGTCGCGCTGCCCGCCACGCAGGCCCTCGCGGGCGAACAGAAACACCGGCCGCGGCCGTTGTGGCGCGCCCACGCCCACAACGACTACGAGCATCCCCGGCCGCTGTTCGACGCCCTCGACCACCGCTTCGGCAGCGTCGAGGCCGACATCTTCCTCGTCGGCGACCAGCTCCTCATCGGCCACACCGTGGACGACCTCGACCCGAGCCGCACGCTGGAGTCCCTCTACCTGGACCCGCTGGCCAGGATCGTCAGGGCCAACCACGGCTCGGTGTACCGGGGTTGGCGCAGGCCGGTGCAGCTGCTCATCGACATCAAGACCGAGGGCTCGTCGACGTATCTGGAGCTGGACCGCCATCTCCAGCGGTACAAGCACCTGTTCACGACCTACGCCCACGGCAGGGTGTTCCCCGGGCCGGTCACCGCCGTCATCTCCGGTGACCGCGCGGCCCGTACGCCCATGGAGGCGCAGACCGTCCGGCGCGCCTTCTACGACGGCCGCCTCACCGACCTCGGCTCCTCGGCGCCCGCCTCCTTCATCTCGCTGATCAGCGACAACTGGACGCTCAACTTCACCTGGCAGGGCGTCGGCGCCTTCCCCGAGGCCGAGCGGCAGAAGCTGCGCGGCATCGTCGACGCCGCCCACGCGCGCGGCCAGCAGGTGCGCTTCTGGGCCACCCCGGACGTGGCGGGACCCGCCCGCGACGCACTGTGGGGTGAACTCCTCGCCGCCGGCGTCGACTACCTCAACACCGACGACCTGGCGGGCCTGGAGACCTTCCTCGACGCCCGTCGCTAG
- a CDS encoding DUF779 domain-containing protein, translating into MDEEIPRVELTPAAADLLRRLREAHGPLMFHQSGGCCDGSAPMCYPEGEFRTGGSDVLLAELEVEGVAEPVTFWMSRSQYAAWSHTRLIVDVVEGRGSGFSLEAPEGVRFLIRSRLVAP; encoded by the coding sequence ATGGATGAGGAGATCCCGCGCGTCGAGCTCACCCCCGCCGCCGCCGACCTGCTGCGCAGGCTGCGCGAGGCCCACGGCCCGCTGATGTTCCACCAGTCCGGCGGCTGCTGCGACGGCAGCGCCCCGATGTGCTACCCGGAGGGCGAGTTCCGCACCGGCGGCTCGGACGTACTGCTCGCGGAGCTGGAGGTCGAGGGCGTCGCGGAGCCGGTGACGTTCTGGATGTCCCGCAGCCAGTACGCGGCCTGGAGCCACACCCGCCTGATCGTGGACGTCGTCGAGGGCCGCGGCAGCGGCTTCTCCCTGGAGGCGCCCGAGGGCGTACGGTTCCTGATCCGTTCACGCCTGGTCGCCCCCTAG
- a CDS encoding YhgE/Pip domain-containing protein has product MTDADPQGPGPADPSDRAAAPAAPQARAAAPATPQASAAALLRRPKLWIVPTVLSGLLALLLSLLYMGGIVNPQGELKNLPIALVNGDTGKPLPGQQQNLGTQITRSILADTSNHKAEWRRLSPAEAKDQLDSGKVYGALVIPADFTDSVAALTTTGAAERPTITVLTNPGKGSLGSSLASQINTQAAHQASQTIGEQLVQAAPRATATDKLLLADPVAVATQVGHPLGTHSGLGLTAFYYTLLLVLAGFMGANVISNGVDTSLGYADNEIGPWHTRLPTVPISRTQTLLLKMAMTAGITLITVSLVMLACVTLLDMDATHLPLLWIYSYCASLAVGIGVQAINAAFGGIGQLVSMFVFIVLGLPSSGATVPLQAVPGFYRFLSHFEPMRQLSDGVRAILYFDARGDAGLSRSWLMIAIGTAVGLLFGFAMTLYYDRKGHKRLTPQPA; this is encoded by the coding sequence ATGACCGACGCAGACCCCCAGGGCCCCGGCCCGGCCGATCCCTCGGACCGTGCCGCCGCCCCCGCCGCTCCTCAGGCCCGTGCAGCCGCCCCCGCCACTCCCCAGGCCAGTGCAGCCGCCCTGCTGCGGCGCCCCAAGCTCTGGATCGTGCCCACCGTCCTGAGCGGACTGCTCGCCCTGCTGCTGTCCCTCCTCTACATGGGCGGCATCGTCAACCCGCAGGGCGAGCTCAAGAACCTGCCGATCGCCCTGGTCAACGGCGACACCGGCAAGCCGCTGCCCGGCCAGCAGCAGAACCTGGGCACGCAGATCACCCGGTCGATCCTCGCCGACACCTCGAACCACAAGGCCGAGTGGCGGCGGCTGAGCCCGGCCGAGGCCAAGGACCAGCTGGACTCCGGCAAGGTCTACGGCGCGCTCGTCATCCCCGCCGACTTCACGGACTCGGTCGCCGCGCTCACCACGACCGGCGCCGCCGAACGGCCGACGATCACCGTGCTCACCAACCCCGGCAAGGGCAGCCTCGGCTCGTCCCTCGCCAGTCAGATCAACACCCAGGCGGCGCACCAGGCCTCGCAGACCATCGGCGAACAGCTCGTCCAGGCGGCGCCACGGGCCACGGCCACGGACAAGCTGCTCCTCGCCGACCCCGTAGCCGTCGCCACCCAGGTCGGCCATCCCCTCGGCACCCACAGCGGGCTCGGGCTGACCGCGTTCTACTACACGCTGCTGCTGGTACTGGCCGGATTCATGGGCGCCAACGTCATCAGCAACGGCGTCGACACCTCGCTCGGCTACGCCGACAACGAGATCGGCCCCTGGCACACCCGGCTGCCCACGGTGCCCATCAGCCGCACCCAGACCCTGCTGCTGAAGATGGCGATGACCGCGGGCATCACCCTGATCACCGTCTCCCTGGTGATGCTGGCCTGCGTCACGCTCCTCGACATGGACGCGACCCATCTGCCGCTGCTGTGGATCTACTCGTACTGCGCGTCGCTGGCCGTCGGCATCGGTGTGCAGGCCATCAACGCCGCGTTCGGCGGCATCGGCCAGCTGGTCTCCATGTTCGTGTTCATCGTCCTGGGCCTGCCGTCCTCGGGCGCCACCGTCCCGCTCCAGGCGGTCCCCGGCTTCTACCGTTTCCTGTCCCACTTCGAGCCCATGCGCCAGCTCAGCGACGGCGTCCGCGCGATCCTCTACTTCGACGCGCGCGGGGACGCCGGCTTGAGCCGCTCCTGGCTGATGATCGCGATCGGCACCGCCGTGGGGCTGCTGTTCGGCTTCGCGATGACCCTCTACTACGACCGCAAGGGCCACAAACGCCTGACGCCGCAGCCCGCGTGA
- a CDS encoding phosphodiester glycosidase family protein codes for MAFGALAGAALTGAAPAGAVRAAVVRVASGVTYQQYDVQAAKGPTRIHVIRADLRDPKVRLDLLYPGAVAARAPVSQLADAQGAVAGVNGDFFNITETQHPGVEATGASVGPAIASGRALKAAVPDGQRFGPALPPGTSTRDVLGMGVDRRLRLDGLTLAGSVRGWSGQLPLGGFNQYALPVGSIGAYTSAWGGVSRLRATCGTDTDRAAPCSTDTYEVTIRHGRVTATADTPGSGPVDEGTTVLVGREEGAQQLRKLSVGEAVRVRHRLVSATSRVPYRFAVGGFPVLSGGVPLPGLDAATSAVRTAVGVSDGGRRLLLLAVDGAPEYRTGLTIAEVADTLRGLGAVDGFSLDGGGSSTLVARDPGATAVTVRNHPTGGAERPVPNGIGVFSAG; via the coding sequence ATGGCATTCGGCGCGCTGGCCGGTGCGGCCCTGACGGGGGCGGCACCGGCCGGTGCCGTGCGGGCCGCGGTCGTGCGGGTCGCGTCGGGTGTCACCTACCAGCAGTACGACGTCCAGGCGGCCAAGGGCCCGACCCGCATCCATGTGATCCGGGCCGACCTGCGCGATCCGAAGGTCCGTCTCGACCTGCTGTATCCGGGGGCGGTGGCCGCGCGGGCGCCGGTGTCCCAACTGGCGGACGCCCAGGGCGCGGTGGCGGGGGTCAACGGCGACTTCTTCAACATCACCGAGACCCAGCATCCCGGCGTCGAGGCGACCGGGGCGAGCGTGGGCCCGGCGATCGCGAGCGGGCGTGCCCTGAAGGCGGCGGTGCCGGACGGGCAGCGGTTCGGGCCCGCGCTGCCGCCCGGCACCTCGACGCGGGACGTGCTCGGCATGGGCGTCGACCGGAGGCTCCGGCTCGACGGCCTGACGCTGGCCGGGAGCGTCCGCGGCTGGAGCGGGCAACTGCCGCTGGGCGGGTTCAACCAGTACGCGCTGCCGGTGGGTTCGATCGGCGCCTACACCAGCGCCTGGGGCGGCGTCTCCCGGCTGCGCGCCACCTGCGGCACGGACACCGACCGGGCCGCCCCGTGCAGCACGGACACCTACGAGGTGACGATCCGCCACGGCCGGGTCACGGCGACGGCCGACACCCCGGGCAGCGGTCCCGTCGACGAAGGAACCACCGTCCTCGTCGGCCGGGAGGAGGGCGCGCAGCAGCTGCGCAAGCTGTCCGTGGGCGAAGCGGTACGGGTACGGCACCGGCTTGTTTCGGCCACGAGCCGGGTTCCGTACCGCTTCGCTGTCGGCGGCTTCCCGGTCCTGAGCGGCGGGGTGCCGCTGCCGGGCCTGGACGCCGCGACCTCGGCCGTACGGACCGCCGTGGGCGTCTCGGACGGTGGCCGGCGCCTGCTGCTGCTCGCGGTGGACGGGGCGCCGGAGTACCGCACCGGGCTGACGATCGCCGAAGTGGCGGACACCCTGCGGGGGTTGGGCGCGGTGGACGGCTTCAGCCTGGACGGCGGCGGCTCGTCCACGCTGGTCGCCCGCGACCCCGGCGCGACCGCCGTGACGGTACGCAACCACCCCACGGGTGGCGCGGAACGCCCCGTCCCGAACGGCATCGGGGTCTTCTCGGCGGGCTGA
- a CDS encoding SRPBCC domain-containing protein, translating to MYATRMSWHVKAPRAAVYRMLVDADALAKWRVPDGMSSEVHTFEPREGGAFRISLTYDLPTGTGKSGSHTDTYHGRFLRLVPDELVVEEFEFETGDPGLRGTMTMTTTLTEVDGGTEVVVLHEGIPDAVPADQNEEGTRMALANLARLVEG from the coding sequence ATGTACGCGACGCGCATGTCATGGCACGTGAAGGCGCCCCGCGCGGCCGTCTACCGGATGCTGGTGGACGCCGACGCGCTCGCGAAGTGGCGGGTGCCCGACGGGATGAGCAGCGAGGTGCACACCTTCGAGCCGCGTGAGGGCGGCGCGTTCCGGATCTCGCTCACCTACGACCTGCCGACCGGCACCGGCAAGTCCGGCTCGCACACCGACACGTACCACGGCAGGTTCCTGAGGCTGGTACCGGACGAACTGGTCGTCGAGGAGTTCGAGTTCGAGACCGGCGACCCGGGCCTGCGCGGCACGATGACCATGACGACGACGCTCACCGAGGTGGACGGCGGCACGGAGGTCGTCGTGCTGCACGAGGGGATTCCCGACGCCGTGCCCGCCGACCAGAACGAGGAAGGCACCCGGATGGCGCTGGCCAATCTGGCCCGGCTGGTGGAGGGATGA
- a CDS encoding alpha/beta hydrolase, whose translation MSDQTGPRPVLEPAAQAFAEATANPPYLFDLGPVEGRKTVDEVQSGDIAKPAVDEEWITVTGGPTGSVRTRIVKPEGATGSLPVIVYIHGAGWVFGNAHTHDRLVRELAVGANAAVVFPDYDLSPEARYPIAIEQNYAVARWVAEQGTSKGLDAGRIAVAGDSVGGNMAAALTLMAKQRGTLPLVQQVLFYPVTDANFDTPSYHQFATGYFLRRDAMQWFWDQYTTDAAERAQITASPLRATTDQLTGLPPALVITGEADVLRDEGEAYANKLRTAGVPVTAVRYQGIIHDFVMLNALRDTHAAEAAINQAVTTLRTAFGAA comes from the coding sequence ATGTCCGACCAGACCGGCCCCCGCCCCGTCCTCGAACCCGCCGCCCAGGCCTTCGCCGAGGCGACCGCCAACCCGCCCTATCTCTTCGATCTCGGCCCGGTGGAGGGCCGTAAGACGGTCGACGAGGTGCAGTCCGGGGACATCGCCAAGCCCGCCGTCGACGAGGAGTGGATCACCGTCACCGGCGGCCCCACCGGCAGCGTCCGCACCCGCATCGTCAAGCCCGAAGGCGCCACCGGCAGCCTTCCCGTGATCGTCTACATCCACGGCGCGGGCTGGGTCTTCGGCAACGCCCACACCCACGACCGCCTGGTCCGCGAACTCGCCGTCGGCGCGAACGCCGCCGTCGTCTTCCCCGACTACGACCTCTCCCCCGAAGCCCGCTACCCCATCGCCATCGAGCAGAACTACGCCGTCGCCCGATGGGTCGCCGAACAGGGCACCTCCAAGGGCCTGGACGCCGGCCGGATCGCGGTGGCCGGGGACTCGGTGGGCGGCAACATGGCCGCCGCCCTGACCCTGATGGCCAAGCAGCGCGGCACCCTCCCCCTGGTGCAGCAGGTGCTGTTCTACCCGGTCACCGACGCGAACTTCGACACCCCCTCCTACCACCAGTTCGCCACCGGCTACTTCCTGCGCCGCGACGCCATGCAGTGGTTCTGGGACCAGTACACGACCGACGCCGCCGAACGCGCCCAGATCACCGCCTCCCCGCTGCGCGCCACCACCGACCAGCTCACCGGCCTGCCCCCGGCCCTGGTCATCACCGGCGAGGCCGACGTCCTGCGCGACGAGGGCGAGGCCTACGCCAACAAACTCCGCACCGCCGGCGTCCCCGTCACCGCCGTCCGCTACCAGGGCATCATCCACGACTTCGTCATGCTCAACGCCCTGCGCGACACCCACGCCGCCGAAGCCGCCATCAACCAAGCCGTCACCACCCTGCGCACCGCCTTCGGCGCCGCGTAA
- a CDS encoding MarR family winged helix-turn-helix transcriptional regulator, with protein MTAAEPKQDGSLLLDDQLCFALYAASRAVTARYRPLLDELQLTYPQYLVMLVLWEQDSISVRDLGAALQLESSTLSPLLKRLEAGGLLRRERRPEDERSVALTLTEAGARLRERAATVPLAIGDAMGLTPEQDATAKQLLRLLTANVSER; from the coding sequence ATGACCGCCGCCGAACCGAAGCAGGACGGTTCCCTGCTCCTCGACGACCAGCTCTGCTTCGCGCTGTACGCCGCCTCCCGCGCGGTCACCGCGCGCTACCGCCCGCTGCTCGACGAACTCCAGCTGACCTATCCGCAGTACCTGGTCATGCTCGTGCTGTGGGAGCAGGACTCGATCTCGGTCCGCGACCTCGGCGCGGCGCTCCAACTGGAGTCCAGCACCCTCTCCCCGCTGCTCAAGCGCCTGGAGGCAGGCGGTCTGCTCCGCCGGGAGCGGCGCCCGGAGGACGAGCGCTCGGTCGCGCTCACGCTCACCGAGGCGGGGGCGCGGCTGCGCGAGCGCGCCGCGACGGTGCCCCTCGCCATCGGGGACGCCATGGGCCTGACGCCCGAGCAGGACGCCACGGCCAAGCAGTTGCTCCGCCTGCTCACCGCCAACGTCAGCGAGCGCTGA